A genome region from Methanobacterium bryantii includes the following:
- a CDS encoding alpha/beta hydrolase, producing MKYIESKKGLFLLIILVVSAVAAASFAYYISDYYHMDSKATAALESTDVYNVTYTDNSIKFTPTQNRSDTGIIFYPGGKVQPEAYSVISSKLAVKGYTVIIVKMPFNLAFFGVNSADDVISKHPEINLWVIMGHSLGGVFASEYAVNHQDKIKGAVYLAAYPSKNASNATFKALSIRGSLDNLTTAQDISNNKNKFPANTVFITIPGGNHYNNGNYGPQTGDNNSTITREEQQNETVSYIIEFLKCL from the coding sequence ATGAAATATATAGAATCTAAAAAGGGATTATTCTTATTGATTATATTAGTAGTATCAGCAGTAGCAGCGGCTTCTTTTGCTTATTATATTTCTGATTATTACCATATGGATAGTAAAGCTACAGCTGCACTTGAATCAACGGATGTTTACAACGTTACATATACAGATAACTCCATTAAATTTACTCCTACTCAAAACAGGAGCGACACTGGAATAATATTTTATCCCGGAGGCAAGGTCCAGCCTGAAGCTTATTCTGTTATTTCTTCTAAACTTGCTGTGAAGGGTTACACAGTTATAATTGTGAAAATGCCATTTAATCTGGCATTTTTTGGTGTTAACAGTGCGGATGATGTCATAAGTAAACATCCTGAGATTAATTTATGGGTAATCATGGGCCACTCGTTGGGCGGTGTTTTTGCGTCTGAATATGCTGTAAATCATCAAGATAAAATTAAAGGAGCGGTATATTTAGCTGCTTACCCGTCAAAAAATGCTTCAAATGCCACTTTTAAAGCATTGTCAATTAGAGGTTCTCTAGACAATCTTACAACAGCTCAAGATATCTCTAATAACAAAAATAAGTTCCCTGCAAATACTGTCTTTATCACTATACCTGGCGGTAACCACTACAATAACGGTAATTACGGCCCTCAAACAGGGGACAATAACAGTACAATCACAAGGGAAGAGCAGCAGAACGAAACTGTGAGTTATATAATCGAATTTCTTAAATGTCTTTGA
- a CDS encoding alpha/beta hydrolase: MTFKTGTYKLNTEPNFNFQLNRTIMWSNGYINDIKPISKNITSAESWVDQMTLLADKTLQKNRVEQAIAYYRMAEFFMFDGDPHKIVTYRKARDLFYDYYSDVFKHEISIKKVKYENGHLPVWVSTPTGDIKDTIVIHGGNDSYIEEFLPIVLYLREAGFAVYLFEGPGQGEVLREHGIPFTYKWEKPVKKLLDHFNLDDVTIIGISLGGVLAPRAAAFDKRIKRVVAWSILPNFLDVLLSSRKPFLQKTIKFLLNHKFKKLVNFILKMQMDKDPMAKWGIEHGMHNMGVSSPFEYLKNAGKFQIFDIAPLIQQDFLLLAAQKDHFIPLEMYKNEINALKNVKSLTFRIFTEKENGENHCNAGNTQLAINTIINWILSIKKIDNS; this comes from the coding sequence ATGACTTTTAAGACAGGGACCTATAAACTGAATACCGAACCAAATTTTAATTTTCAACTAAATAGAACTATAATGTGGAGTAATGGATACATAAATGATATTAAACCCATTTCAAAAAATATAACATCTGCAGAATCATGGGTAGATCAGATGACCCTGCTGGCTGATAAAACTTTACAAAAAAATCGTGTTGAACAAGCAATAGCCTACTACAGGATGGCCGAATTTTTCATGTTTGATGGTGACCCCCATAAAATTGTTACCTATAGAAAAGCCAGAGATTTATTCTATGATTATTATTCTGACGTATTTAAACATGAAATAAGCATTAAAAAGGTTAAATACGAAAATGGGCATCTCCCAGTATGGGTTTCCACTCCGACTGGAGATATTAAAGATACTATAGTTATCCACGGGGGAAATGACTCATATATAGAAGAATTTTTGCCCATCGTCCTTTATTTACGTGAAGCTGGATTTGCAGTGTATTTATTTGAAGGTCCAGGTCAAGGTGAAGTTCTGAGGGAACATGGCATTCCATTTACTTACAAATGGGAAAAACCTGTTAAAAAACTGCTGGATCATTTTAATTTGGACGACGTGACCATCATAGGCATTTCTCTTGGAGGAGTTCTAGCGCCTAGAGCCGCTGCATTTGATAAACGGATCAAACGAGTAGTTGCATGGAGCATACTGCCCAACTTTTTAGATGTTTTATTATCTTCAAGGAAGCCATTCCTTCAAAAGACCATTAAATTTTTGTTAAATCATAAATTTAAAAAACTGGTAAATTTCATTCTCAAAATGCAGATGGACAAAGATCCAATGGCTAAATGGGGCATAGAACATGGTATGCATAATATGGGTGTTTCTTCACCATTTGAATATCTTAAAAACGCCGGCAAGTTCCAGATTTTTGATATTGCACCCTTAATTCAGCAGGACTTTTTACTTTTAGCAGCACAAAAAGACCATTTCATACCGCTTGAAATGTATAAAAATGAAATAAATGCTTTAAAAAATGTTAAATCATTGACATTTCGTATTTTTACAGAAAAAGAAAATGGAGAGAACCACTGCAATGCAGGAAACACTCAGTTAGCCATTAATACCATTATAAACTGGATACTTTCAATTAAAAAGATAGATAATTCTTAA
- a CDS encoding zinc-ribbon domain-containing protein, protein MIKCPECGANNDDNYNFCKSCGKKLVKYNFCQECGHKNVDTARFCENCGMNLKTFESGSVKTQNDVNDSNEIVPLDLTPAESLMILDHKTHQRTPKELFKATLIDLIFKNVFQLDVQEVEKKGILGSKIVKKTYLLEGKNFNMPLKPHEEVFRKHLPRKADSKRLKKLQQQVYKTYHNNYAQKKLLEPLSLEGFFEVEKKFLGKKYFLSNKGVETQQMIMELKDEGRNLENWVENDPERAKSYLLMGGSNIFLTDVYYFNWFKNNSKKISALFAGAAAVGTAYAFNKIRWYGAFRKSYSHDMDFGDFDDFNSFDSFSDIFSDFDTFDIFDSMDFSDFDSGFDGGFDGGGDCGGGGD, encoded by the coding sequence TTGATTAAGTGTCCTGAATGTGGAGCAAATAATGATGATAATTACAATTTCTGCAAATCATGTGGGAAAAAATTGGTCAAATACAACTTCTGCCAGGAATGCGGCCATAAAAATGTCGATACTGCTAGATTTTGTGAAAATTGTGGTATGAATTTAAAAACATTTGAATCGGGTAGTGTAAAAACTCAAAATGACGTAAATGACTCTAATGAGATCGTTCCATTAGATTTAACTCCTGCTGAATCCCTTATGATCCTGGATCATAAAACACATCAGAGGACACCAAAAGAACTGTTTAAAGCAACCTTGATTGACCTTATTTTTAAAAATGTGTTCCAATTAGATGTTCAGGAAGTTGAAAAGAAGGGTATATTGGGCAGTAAAATTGTCAAAAAGACTTACTTGCTGGAGGGGAAAAATTTTAACATGCCCCTTAAACCTCATGAAGAGGTATTTCGAAAACATTTACCTCGTAAAGCAGATAGTAAAAGACTTAAAAAGCTTCAACAACAGGTTTACAAGACATATCATAATAATTATGCCCAGAAAAAACTGCTGGAACCGCTATCTTTAGAAGGTTTCTTTGAGGTGGAAAAGAAATTTTTAGGCAAAAAATATTTTTTAAGCAATAAAGGAGTGGAGACACAGCAGATGATCATGGAATTAAAAGATGAGGGAAGAAATCTGGAAAACTGGGTAGAAAACGATCCTGAAAGAGCGAAATCTTACCTGCTAATGGGGGGATCAAATATATTCTTAACCGATGTTTATTATTTTAACTGGTTTAAGAATAATTCTAAAAAAATAAGTGCATTATTCGCTGGTGCAGCAGCAGTAGGCACCGCATATGCATTTAATAAAATTCGGTGGTACGGTGCATTTAGAAAATCGTATTCTCATGATATGGATTTTGGCGACTTCGATGACTTTAATAGTTTTGACAGCTTCAGCGACATATTTTCAGATTTTGACACATTTGATATATTCGATTCAATGGATTTCAGTGATTTTGATTCAGGATTCGACGGTGGTTTTGACGGCGGCGGTGATTGTGGAGGGGGCGGCGACTGA